The window AGAGGACGGTTTGGAATCCACGGGGGGCAGTATATTCCCGAGACTCTGATGAACGCGGTAATCGAGCTGGAAGAAGCATACAACCACTTTAAGGACCTTCCTGACTTTAAAGAGGAATTGGAGGATCTGCTTAAAAATTATGCGGGGCGGCCTTCGCTGCTTTATTACGCGGA of the Desulfotomaculum sp. genome contains:
- a CDS encoding tryptophan synthase subunit beta (catalyzes the formation of 1-(2-carboxyphenylamino)-1-deoxy-D-ribulose 5-phosphate from N-(5-phospho-beta-D-ribosyl)-anthranilate; catalyzes the formation of L-tryptophan from L-serine and 1-(indol-3-yl)glycerol 3-phosphate) — translated: MSRGRFGIHGGQYIPETLMNAVIELEEAYNHFKDLPDFKEELEDLLKNYAGRPSLLYYA